The genomic interval GGGCCGCTTCCGCGCCCAGGAGTCCGCGCTGTCCGTCTACAACATCAACCCGACGGCGGCGTACCAGCTCCACGAGCGCTTCCGCGTGGGCGGCGGCATCAACATCTACCGCTCCACCCTGGAGCTCAAGCGCGCCCTGGGCTTCGTCGAGTCCGAGGGCCAGGTGCACCTGGGCGGCAGCGACTGGGGCGTGGGCTACAACATCGGCGTCCAGGCCGTGCTGTGGCCCAAGCTGGTGACGTTCGGCCTGCACTACCGCAGCGCCGCGGACCTGTCGTTCAAGGGCCAGGCGGACTTCCAGAACGTGCCGGTGGAGTTCCAGACGCGCCTGCCGGACACGCGCGTGCAGGGTGACGTCACGCTGCCGGCCACCATCGCCGCGGGCATCGCCGTCACGCCGCTGGAGAACCTCAAGATCGCCTTCGACGCCAACTGGGTGGACTGGTCCTCGTTCCAGGAGCTCGCCATCGAGTTCCCGGACAACCCGGCCATCAACAACCCGCTGCCGAAGAAGTGGCGCGCGAAGTGGAACTACCACCTGGGCGCCGAGTACGGCGTGACGCAGGCCTTCCAGGTCCGCGCCGGCCTCATCTACGACCCGGCCCCCAGCCCGGGCAGCACGCTGACGCCGGACCTGCCGGACGCGAACCGCTTCGGTGTGTCCGGTGGCCTCGGCTACAACTGGAACGGGCTGCGCGCGGACTTCGCGTACCAGTTCGTCAGCCTCTCCGACAAGGAGAGCTCGGCCCCCGGCATCCCCGGCGTCTACAACGGCTCCGCGCACGTGTTCGGCCTGACGCTCGGCTACTCCATGTAGTCGGCTGACGCCGCGCCGGTCCGCTTCGTCGGGCCGGCCGCAGCGTGACACGCCCGGGTCTCCCTCATGGGGAGCCCGGGCGTCGTCGTTTCAGGCCCCGCGCTTTCAGACGCGCAAATCCCCGTCGTGCAGCACGCGGCCCGACGCCAGCACGCGCGCGGAGCGCTGCAGTCGCTCGGTGCCCATGCGCATCAGCTGTCCCTTCAGGCCCGGCTGGCTGAGCAGGTGCCTCTCGAACGCGGCGCGAGGCAGCCGCAGCACCACGCCCACGCCCTCCGCGCGCACCGTCGCGGACACGGGCTTGTCGAGCAGCAGGGAGATTTCGCCGAACACGTCCCCCTCGTGCAGCTCCGTCAGCGCCACGCGCCGGCCATCCGGGTGCACCAGCCACGGCGTGCACCGGCCGCGCAGGAGCACGTAGAAGGCGTCACCCGGTTGCCCTTGGGTCAGCAGCACCTCGCCCTCGGAGATGGGGCGCAGGCTGAAGTCCAGGCTGAGCGCGGCCTTCTGCGCGGGCGTCAGCCGGCTGAGCAGCGGGTTGCTGCGCAGCAGGTTGTCCACCAGCCTGCGCCGGTAGAAGTCCTCCACCACTTGCGCCACGCGCGGCTGGCGCGCGGACACGGACGCGAGCGCCTCACGCGTCAGCTCCAGCAGCACCGCGCGCTCGGTGACGACGACGCTCGCGAGCCGGGGACCCTCGGACACCAGCGCCAGCTCGCCGAACACATCCCCGGGCGCCACCGAGCCCACCACCGCGTGCTCGCCGTTCTCCAGCGCGCGCGTCACCTCCGCGCGGCCCTCCACCAGCACGAACATGGACGCGCCCGCCTCGCCCTCCCGCACCACCGGCTGTGCGGGGAAGAAGGCGCGCGCCTGGAGCACGTCCACCAGCGCGACGAAGTCCTCGCGGCCCAGCCGGGAGAAGAGCCCCGACACGCCGTCCTCACACGCGTCCGAGCACAGCGCGAAGCGCTCGGCCAGCGTCGCCGAGGTGCGCGCCCGCACGGAGCCCGGAGCCCCCAGGCGCCCCAGGGCCACGCACGCGGCCACCGCGCGCAGGGGCTGCAATGCCTTCGCCCAGGCCAGCGCGGAGGCCTCGTGCGCCGTCGCGGCGTCGCTCGTGCGGCCCAGCCACTCGAGCAGCTCCGCCACCTGCTGGCGCACCTCCGCGTCGTCGGGGGCGTGCTTCAAGAGCGCCTGGTACTCGGCGAGCGCCGCCTCCAGCTGGCCCTGCCGGGCGAGCTGGACGGCCCGCTCCCTCCCCTCGACACGCGTGTCCGCCATCCCGCCATCCTACCGTCCCCGCGCGTCCTACGTGCTGAGCACCCGCACCCGCTCCGCCAGGTTGTGGGTGAACAGCCGGTAGATGCGCAGGGCCGCCGCCTCATGGGTGGCCAGGTAGTGCTGGAAGTCCGCGCGCGTCACGCGCAGGGCCCTCACCGTGGCGCTGGAGCGCACGTGCGCGGACGTGGGCCCGTCCAGGATGAGGCTGATTTCCCCCAGCCACGCGCCGGGCCCCAGCGTGTTGAGCCGCCGGGCGTCCGGCCCCGGGCCACTGGACACCTCCACCGTGCCGTCCAGCAGCACCAGCAGCCCCGTGCCCCGCGCGCCCTTCTCCAGCACCGTGGTGTCCTCGGGGATGACCACCTGCCGCGCCACGCGGTAGAGGTCCTTGAGGTCCTCCAGCGCCAGCTCCCCGAAGATGGGAATCGCCTTGAGGTACTCGTACCCGTCGGGCGTCGCGCCCGGCCGCTCGGCCACCGGCGAGGAGGCCTCACCGGACTCGGGCGAGCCATCACTCAGGCCCAGGTGCCGGAGCAGGCGAAGGTGCTCGGCCTTGAGCACCTCGTCCTCGCGCGCGGCCGCGGACTCCTGCCGCGCATCCGCCAGCAGCACCAGCGCGCGCATGGACTCACCCTGCTCGTCGAGCAGCGCGCACATGCGCAGCACCGCCTCGCGTCGGCGGGGGTGCTCGGACGGCACGCCGCGCAGCGCCTCCAGCTCCGCGTGCGCGTAGCCCAGCGCGTGGTACTCCTCCGCGGCCTCCAGGGGACGCTGCAGCCGCGTCAGGCAGTGCGCCATGGACTCGCGCGCCTCCAGCGAGCGGTACAGCTCCAGCGCCCGCTCCAGCGCGCCGCCGCGCTCGAAGGCCGCCGCCGCGCGCTCGGGCTCTCCGGAGCGCATCCACGCCTCCGCCGCCATCAGCAGCGAGCCCGCCTGCTCGTGCAGCGCCGCGGCCTCGGCATCCGCGCCCTGGGCCTCCAGGAGCCGCGCCGCGCCCGCGAAGTCCCGGGCCCGCCGCAGCACGTCCACCAGCGCCGTGCGCGCCTGTGCGGGCACGTTCGCGGAGTCCACCAGCACGCGCTCACGCTGCCCCGGGGACAAGTCCTCGTAGGCCCGCACCGCCACGTCCACCGCTCCCTGCATCACCGCCTCCCACACCGAACGTGCAGGGCCACCCATGGGCAGACGTCGCCCCCGGGCGCCCTCCTCCGGAATGAGGTCGGACCTCTCCGCGGCCCCCGCCATGTCGTGCTCCCCCCTGCCACAAGTCTGCTTCGTGCGTAGCAGACCGGCCGCCCCGAGGCGAGTCCCCCACGGGTCACCCGCACCGGCGAAGTGGTGGCTGCAAAACCTTCCGCCCCCACCACCGCCACGTGGGGTGGGGTGGCAAAGCGCCGCACCCGTCCGCACGAATCCCTCCGCTATACGTGGGAGGCCCAATCGTTAAGGTCCGGGATGGGCCGTCACCACCCCGGGAGCTCCCGTCATGTCGCGTCACCCCCCTCATCGCTGGAGCCAGGCCCTCTGCCTGCTGGCGGTGTGCGCCGCAACGACGGCGAGCGCCCACGCGGGCCTGCCCGAGACGTCCAACGTCACCCTCCGCCGAGGCCACCCGGAGGACTTCTTCCTGGGCGCGACGTTCGGCGCGGTGATTTCGCGCGACGCCGGCAAGACGTTCCGGTGGATATGCCCGGACGCGATGGGCTACGGCGGCTGGAACCCCACGGCCTACCTGTGGCGTGAGGCCGGCGACCTCATGGCGGCCACGGGCAGCGCGCTCCTGCGCTCACCCGACGGCGGCTGCTCGTGGAACACGCACCCCTACTTCAAGGACACCTGGGTCTCCGGCCTCGCGGCGCACCCCACCGATGACCGAGTGCTGTACGTGGTCACCTCGCGGCACGGCAGGCCCAACGGCGTGTACCGCTCGCAGGACGGCGGCGAGACATGGGCACCCTCCCCCCTGCTTCGTCAGGGCCTGGTGCTCAACGCGGTGCGCGTGTCCCCGGCGAACCCCCAGCGCCTGTACGCGACGGGCAAGGAGGAGGGCCGGATGCTCCTCCTGCGCAGCGACGACGCGGGGGAGACGTGGCGCGAGGTGGTGCACCCGCTGACGCAACTGCTGTTGCCGTACGACTTGATGGTGGAGGCGGCGGACCCGGTGTCGGTGGACATCGTGTGGGCGCGCGTGTCGTCGCAGGGCTCCACCTTCATGCTGCGCAGCGATGACGGCGGCGAGACGTTCACCATCGTCTCCGAAATCCAGGACGTCTTCATCAACATGGAGCTGTCCGCCGACGGGAAGATGACGTGGGTGGGCACGCTCAACCACTTCTTCCGCGGCCCCTCCACGGGCCCTTTGGACATGTTGACCCTGCCCACGGGCAACGCGTGCGTGCTGCGCCAGGGCGACACGCTCTACGGCTGCGGCTCCACGTGGCTGCACGACTGGGCGCTCGCGCGCAGCACGGACCAGGGCAGCACGTGGGAGCACCTGTTCGGCCTCTACGAAATCCAGGGCACGCACCAGTGTCCGCGCGGCACGCCGGTGCGGGACTTGTGCCCCAGCCGATGGCCCCAGCTGGCCGAGCAGCTCGGCGCGCCGCTGTATCCGGATGGCGGCGTCGAGGAGCCGACACCCGAGGACGCGGGCACGCCGGACGCGGGCCTTCCCGACGCGGGAACCACCGATGCAGGCTCCACTCCTGAACCCCCGACTGGTCCCAAGGGGTCGGGAGGTTGCGGGGCGATGGGTGGGAACATGGCGCCGCTGTTGTTGTTGCTGTCCCTCTTCACCCTGCTGCGCCGTGGTCGGCGGCGTGTGCATTCCACGACAGGTCCCCTCCCATGAAGCCCCTCTCGCGAAGCCTCCTCTGGACCACCTCCGCGGCCGCCCTGCTGGCCCTGACCTCCGCCTGCGGTGACGACGAGCCCACGGGCTCCAGGTGCGGAGAGCCGCTCTACGGAGGAGACGCCACCGACGAGGCCTGGCGGGCGCTGGTGGACGCACGGGACCTGGCGAAGGCGGACGCGCAGGCCACGGAGCTGTCCTCGCCCCAGAGCAACGCGCGCTATGCCTTCGGCGCGGCGGCGCCGACGTGGACGTGGGACTCGTCGCTCGCCCAGGCGATGCCCCGCTCCACGCC from Myxococcus guangdongensis carries:
- a CDS encoding OmpP1/FadL family transporter, with the protein product MKKTLSLVALLAAGSSQAAGFQINTQSARSSGMGNAAAAWLDDSSAIYSNAANILGVNKLDVQIGDTGILPAIKFTPDNGTEQGQKTTLSPPPHLFLVYKPFDRAAVGLGIYTPFGARSRWEDGFVGRFRAQESALSVYNINPTAAYQLHERFRVGGGINIYRSTLELKRALGFVESEGQVHLGGSDWGVGYNIGVQAVLWPKLVTFGLHYRSAADLSFKGQADFQNVPVEFQTRLPDTRVQGDVTLPATIAAGIAVTPLENLKIAFDANWVDWSSFQELAIEFPDNPAINNPLPKKWRAKWNYHLGAEYGVTQAFQVRAGLIYDPAPSPGSTLTPDLPDANRFGVSGGLGYNWNGLRADFAYQFVSLSDKESSAPGIPGVYNGSAHVFGLTLGYSM
- a CDS encoding cyclic nucleotide-binding domain-containing protein — its product is MADTRVEGRERAVQLARQGQLEAALAEYQALLKHAPDDAEVRQQVAELLEWLGRTSDAATAHEASALAWAKALQPLRAVAACVALGRLGAPGSVRARTSATLAERFALCSDACEDGVSGLFSRLGREDFVALVDVLQARAFFPAQPVVREGEAGASMFVLVEGRAEVTRALENGEHAVVGSVAPGDVFGELALVSEGPRLASVVVTERAVLLELTREALASVSARQPRVAQVVEDFYRRRLVDNLLRSNPLLSRLTPAQKAALSLDFSLRPISEGEVLLTQGQPGDAFYVLLRGRCTPWLVHPDGRRVALTELHEGDVFGEISLLLDKPVSATVRAEGVGVVLRLPRAAFERHLLSQPGLKGQLMRMGTERLQRSARVLASGRVLHDGDLRV
- a CDS encoding cyclic nucleotide-binding domain-containing protein, translated to MAGAAERSDLIPEEGARGRRLPMGGPARSVWEAVMQGAVDVAVRAYEDLSPGQRERVLVDSANVPAQARTALVDVLRRARDFAGAARLLEAQGADAEAAALHEQAGSLLMAAEAWMRSGEPERAAAAFERGGALERALELYRSLEARESMAHCLTRLQRPLEAAEEYHALGYAHAELEALRGVPSEHPRRREAVLRMCALLDEQGESMRALVLLADARQESAAAREDEVLKAEHLRLLRHLGLSDGSPESGEASSPVAERPGATPDGYEYLKAIPIFGELALEDLKDLYRVARQVVIPEDTTVLEKGARGTGLLVLLDGTVEVSSGPGPDARRLNTLGPGAWLGEISLILDGPTSAHVRSSATVRALRVTRADFQHYLATHEAAALRIYRLFTHNLAERVRVLST
- a CDS encoding WD40/YVTN/BNR-like repeat-containing protein gives rise to the protein MSRHPPHRWSQALCLLAVCAATTASAHAGLPETSNVTLRRGHPEDFFLGATFGAVISRDAGKTFRWICPDAMGYGGWNPTAYLWREAGDLMAATGSALLRSPDGGCSWNTHPYFKDTWVSGLAAHPTDDRVLYVVTSRHGRPNGVYRSQDGGETWAPSPLLRQGLVLNAVRVSPANPQRLYATGKEEGRMLLLRSDDAGETWREVVHPLTQLLLPYDLMVEAADPVSVDIVWARVSSQGSTFMLRSDDGGETFTIVSEIQDVFINMELSADGKMTWVGTLNHFFRGPSTGPLDMLTLPTGNACVLRQGDTLYGCGSTWLHDWALARSTDQGSTWEHLFGLYEIQGTHQCPRGTPVRDLCPSRWPQLAEQLGAPLYPDGGVEEPTPEDAGTPDAGLPDAGTTDAGSTPEPPTGPKGSGGCGAMGGNMAPLLLLLSLFTLLRRGRRRVHSTTGPLP